From the Musa acuminata AAA Group cultivar baxijiao chromosome BXJ1-2, Cavendish_Baxijiao_AAA, whole genome shotgun sequence genome, one window contains:
- the LOC135606303 gene encoding glyoxysomal processing protease, glyoxysomal-like isoform X1 produces the protein MNSYEFLQDVRDLLGWLSSLARIVMQTLSQTGLVGTSSAISAHNERIPHLRLVRLTDSPRSSRLDPRFVRSRWSRCRTSPNSPATSRSWSVRKAPTGSTTLSASGILFPDGCLNDRPPIFDHVCGIHRHSGDLVVTPASVVEPFLTAEYRNKTAQEFSPKLIPAARIDVLIEGKEEGTSSNGAATIPRWSNCKLMALVDVTASSVALLSLLGGDSGLQESSSWEVGWSLAAREGDTQAGMIESATRIAILGIPKVELKNMLHVDISEVQQRGDLLLVMGSPFGILSPSHFLNSISSGVVANCCSAGSVKNSLLLADIRCLPGMEGGPVFDRHACLVGMLTSPLRQKSSNAEIQLVITWNAIATAWGNGLQNEPQNVQQEVAGRYINKERRVLLNLANSRGPIRCLPEGSDFPNLVPSLRKAMSSVALVTVGDGTWASGIVLNQKGLILTNAHLLEPWRFGRKSLVNLVKKSTRFSVELSVSFSEQEEKRSEDKRQRFFLSASGSSSAYGDIAHDASLLNRSHKNYRKISVRLDNMERQFWCDASVVYVSNGPIDVALLQLDHVPCQLCPINPEFHCPSIGLPVHVIGHGLLGPRSGIWPSVSTGIVSHVVRVPEPLHIEKSGVVETEKRSVPVMLQTTAAVHPGASGGAVVDSDGHMIGLITSNAKHGGGRTIPHLNFSIPCAALLPIFRFSDEHDWSMLKVLDEPNDLLSSVWALAPPPSQSKQSISEKNDQEGKGSRFSKFLAKKHSGLEDLTHVIKEKLPSKM, from the exons ATGAACTCATACGAGTTTCTCCAAGATGTTAGAGATCTTCTTGGGTGGCTCTCATCGCTGGCGCGAATCGTGATGCAGACCTTGAGCCAAACGGGCCTTGTTGGGACATCATCCGCCATCTCGGCCCATAATGAGCGGATCCCCCATTTAAGACTTGTGCGTCTCACCGATTCACCTCGCTCTTCGCGGCTCGATCCTCGGTTCGTACGGAGTCGATGGAGTCGTTGCCGGACGTCGCCCAATTCGCCCGCAACTTCTCGGTCTTGGTCCGTTCGCAAGGCCCC GACCGGGAGCACAACCCTTTCAGCCTCGGGGATTTTGTTTCCTGACGGTTGCCTTAACGATCGGCCACCCATCTTCGATCATGTGTGTGGCATTCATCGTCACTCTGGCGATCTCGTCGTCACCCCTGCTTCGGTGGTGGAGCCCTTTCTGACTGCGGAATACAGAAACAAGACCGCCCAG GAATTTTCACCAAAATTGATTCCAGCTGCTCGTATTGATGTTCTCATAGAG GGCAAGGAGGAGGGAACAAGCAGCAATGGGGCTGCTACCATTCCTCGCTGGAGTAACTGTAAACTTATGGCATTG GTCGATGTTACTGCATCTTCTGTTGCTCTTCTATCATTGCTTGGAGGTGACAGTGGCTTGCAAGAAAGTTCTTCATGGGAAGTGGGTTGGTCCTTGGCGGCTAGGGAAGGTGACACTCAGGCAGGG ATGATCGAGTCAGCCACAAGAATTGCGATTCTTGGAATTCCAAAAGTAGAACTCAAG AACATGCTGCATGTAGATATTTCTGAAGTTCAACAAAGAGGAGATCTGCTTTTAGTTATGGGTTCTCCTTTTGGAATCCTGTCACCGTCGCACTTTCTCAACAG CATATCTTCTGGAGTTGTGGCAAACTGTTGTTCTGCTGGTTCTGTTAAAAACTCATTACTACTTGCTGATATTCGTTGTCTTCCTG GAATGGAAGGTGGTCCTGTTTTCGATAGACATGCATGTCTTGTTGGCATGCTGACAAGTCCATTGAGACAAAAAAGCAGCAATGCAGAAATTCAG CTTGTAATTACATGGAATGCAATAGCAACTGCCTGGGGAAATGGGCTGCAGAACGAACCTCAAAATGTCCAACAAGAAGTGGCAGGCAGGTACATCAACAAAGAAAGGAGGGTACTTCTGAACCTTGCTAATTCCAGGGGGCCCATCAGATGTTTACCTGAAGGTTCTGATTTTCCTAACCTCGTCCCTTCACTCAGAAAAGCTATGTCTTCTGTTGCTCTTGTTACAGTAGGTGATGGGACTTGGGCTTCTGGAATTGTACTCAACCAAAAGGGTCTCATACTAACAAATGCTCACCTTTTGGAACCATGGAGATTTGGCAGAAAATCATTAGTGAATCTTGTAAAGAAAAGCACTAGATTTTCTGTTGAATTGAGTGTTAGTTTCTCTGAGCAAGAGGAAAAAAGAAGTGAAGACAAGAGGCAGAGATTTTTTTTGTCAGCATCGGGAAGCTCTAGTGCCTATGGGGATATTGCCCATGATGCTTCACTGCTCAATCGAAGCCACAAAAACTATAGGAAAATCTCGGTTCGTCTGGACAACATGGAACGCCAGTTTTGGTGTGATGCTAGTGTGGTTTATGTCTCAAATGGACCAATCGATGTTGCGCTGTTGCAGCTTGATCATGTTCCATGTCAACTTTGTCCCATCAATCCTGAATTTCATTGCCCATCTATTGGTCTACCTGTGCATGTTATTGGGCATGGTCTTCTTGGACCTCGATCCG GCATCTGGCCATCAGTTTCCACTGGAATTGTATCACATGTTGTTAGAGTTCCAGAGCCTCTCCACATTGAAAAATCTGGCGTAGTGGAAACTGAGAAAAGAAGTGTACCTGTGATGCTTCAAACAACCGCTGCAGTCCATCCAGGAGCTAGTGGTGGTGCTGTGGTTGATTCAGATGGCCATATGATTGGTCTAATAACAAG CAACGCCAAGCATGGGGGTGGGAGAACCATACCACATTTGAATTTTAGCATTCCGTGTGCGGCTTTGTTGCCCATATTCAGGTTCTCAG ATGAACACGACTGGTCGATGCTAAAAGTCCTGGACGAACCGAATGATCTCCTGTCCTCTGTTTGGGCATTGGCACCTCCCCCGTCCCAATCAAAGCAGTCCATCTCAGAGAAGAATGACCAGGAAGGCAAAGGATCTCGTTTCTCCAAATTCCTTGCCAAGAAGCATTCAGGGCTTGAGGATCTAACACACGTTATTAAGGAGAAGCTACCTAGCAAGATGTGA
- the LOC135606303 gene encoding glyoxysomal processing protease, glyoxysomal-like isoform X3: MESLPDVAQFARNFSVLVRSQGPDPKGLKMRNHAFHLHQTGSTTLSASGILFPDGCLNDRPPIFDHVCGIHRHSGDLVVTPASVVEPFLTAEYRNKTAQEFSPKLIPAARIDVLIEGKEEGTSSNGAATIPRWSNCKLMALVDVTASSVALLSLLGGDSGLQESSSWEVGWSLAAREGDTQAGMIESATRIAILGIPKVELKNMLHVDISEVQQRGDLLLVMGSPFGILSPSHFLNSISSGVVANCCSAGSVKNSLLLADIRCLPGMEGGPVFDRHACLVGMLTSPLRQKSSNAEIQLVITWNAIATAWGNGLQNEPQNVQQEVAGRYINKERRVLLNLANSRGPIRCLPEGSDFPNLVPSLRKAMSSVALVTVGDGTWASGIVLNQKGLILTNAHLLEPWRFGRKSLVNLVKKSTRFSVELSVSFSEQEEKRSEDKRQRFFLSASGSSSAYGDIAHDASLLNRSHKNYRKISVRLDNMERQFWCDASVVYVSNGPIDVALLQLDHVPCQLCPINPEFHCPSIGLPVHVIGHGLLGPRSGIWPSVSTGIVSHVVRVPEPLHIEKSGVVETEKRSVPVMLQTTAAVHPGASGGAVVDSDGHMIGLITSNAKHGGGRTIPHLNFSIPCAALLPIFRFSDEHDWSMLKVLDEPNDLLSSVWALAPPPSQSKQSISEKNDQEGKGSRFSKFLAKKHSGLEDLTHVIKEKLPSKM; encoded by the exons ATGGAGTCGTTGCCGGACGTCGCCCAATTCGCCCGCAACTTCTCGGTCTTGGTCCGTTCGCAAGGCCCC GACCCCAAGGGCCTCAAGATGCGCAACCACGCTTTCCACCTCCATCA GACCGGGAGCACAACCCTTTCAGCCTCGGGGATTTTGTTTCCTGACGGTTGCCTTAACGATCGGCCACCCATCTTCGATCATGTGTGTGGCATTCATCGTCACTCTGGCGATCTCGTCGTCACCCCTGCTTCGGTGGTGGAGCCCTTTCTGACTGCGGAATACAGAAACAAGACCGCCCAG GAATTTTCACCAAAATTGATTCCAGCTGCTCGTATTGATGTTCTCATAGAG GGCAAGGAGGAGGGAACAAGCAGCAATGGGGCTGCTACCATTCCTCGCTGGAGTAACTGTAAACTTATGGCATTG GTCGATGTTACTGCATCTTCTGTTGCTCTTCTATCATTGCTTGGAGGTGACAGTGGCTTGCAAGAAAGTTCTTCATGGGAAGTGGGTTGGTCCTTGGCGGCTAGGGAAGGTGACACTCAGGCAGGG ATGATCGAGTCAGCCACAAGAATTGCGATTCTTGGAATTCCAAAAGTAGAACTCAAG AACATGCTGCATGTAGATATTTCTGAAGTTCAACAAAGAGGAGATCTGCTTTTAGTTATGGGTTCTCCTTTTGGAATCCTGTCACCGTCGCACTTTCTCAACAG CATATCTTCTGGAGTTGTGGCAAACTGTTGTTCTGCTGGTTCTGTTAAAAACTCATTACTACTTGCTGATATTCGTTGTCTTCCTG GAATGGAAGGTGGTCCTGTTTTCGATAGACATGCATGTCTTGTTGGCATGCTGACAAGTCCATTGAGACAAAAAAGCAGCAATGCAGAAATTCAG CTTGTAATTACATGGAATGCAATAGCAACTGCCTGGGGAAATGGGCTGCAGAACGAACCTCAAAATGTCCAACAAGAAGTGGCAGGCAGGTACATCAACAAAGAAAGGAGGGTACTTCTGAACCTTGCTAATTCCAGGGGGCCCATCAGATGTTTACCTGAAGGTTCTGATTTTCCTAACCTCGTCCCTTCACTCAGAAAAGCTATGTCTTCTGTTGCTCTTGTTACAGTAGGTGATGGGACTTGGGCTTCTGGAATTGTACTCAACCAAAAGGGTCTCATACTAACAAATGCTCACCTTTTGGAACCATGGAGATTTGGCAGAAAATCATTAGTGAATCTTGTAAAGAAAAGCACTAGATTTTCTGTTGAATTGAGTGTTAGTTTCTCTGAGCAAGAGGAAAAAAGAAGTGAAGACAAGAGGCAGAGATTTTTTTTGTCAGCATCGGGAAGCTCTAGTGCCTATGGGGATATTGCCCATGATGCTTCACTGCTCAATCGAAGCCACAAAAACTATAGGAAAATCTCGGTTCGTCTGGACAACATGGAACGCCAGTTTTGGTGTGATGCTAGTGTGGTTTATGTCTCAAATGGACCAATCGATGTTGCGCTGTTGCAGCTTGATCATGTTCCATGTCAACTTTGTCCCATCAATCCTGAATTTCATTGCCCATCTATTGGTCTACCTGTGCATGTTATTGGGCATGGTCTTCTTGGACCTCGATCCG GCATCTGGCCATCAGTTTCCACTGGAATTGTATCACATGTTGTTAGAGTTCCAGAGCCTCTCCACATTGAAAAATCTGGCGTAGTGGAAACTGAGAAAAGAAGTGTACCTGTGATGCTTCAAACAACCGCTGCAGTCCATCCAGGAGCTAGTGGTGGTGCTGTGGTTGATTCAGATGGCCATATGATTGGTCTAATAACAAG CAACGCCAAGCATGGGGGTGGGAGAACCATACCACATTTGAATTTTAGCATTCCGTGTGCGGCTTTGTTGCCCATATTCAGGTTCTCAG ATGAACACGACTGGTCGATGCTAAAAGTCCTGGACGAACCGAATGATCTCCTGTCCTCTGTTTGGGCATTGGCACCTCCCCCGTCCCAATCAAAGCAGTCCATCTCAGAGAAGAATGACCAGGAAGGCAAAGGATCTCGTTTCTCCAAATTCCTTGCCAAGAAGCATTCAGGGCTTGAGGATCTAACACACGTTATTAAGGAGAAGCTACCTAGCAAGATGTGA
- the LOC135606303 gene encoding glyoxysomal processing protease, glyoxysomal-like isoform X2 translates to MNSYEFLQDVRDLLGWLSSLARIVMQTLSQTGLVGTSSAISAHNERIPHLRLVRLTDSPRSSRLDPRFVRSRWSRCRTSPNSPATSRSWSVRKAPTGSTTLSASGILFPDGCLNDRPPIFDHVCGIHRHSGDLVVTPASVVEPFLTAEYRNKTAQEFSPKLIPAARIDVLIEGKEEGTSSNGAATIPRWSNCKLMALVDVTASSVALLSLLGGDSGLQESSSWEVGWSLAAREGDTQMIESATRIAILGIPKVELKNMLHVDISEVQQRGDLLLVMGSPFGILSPSHFLNSISSGVVANCCSAGSVKNSLLLADIRCLPGMEGGPVFDRHACLVGMLTSPLRQKSSNAEIQLVITWNAIATAWGNGLQNEPQNVQQEVAGRYINKERRVLLNLANSRGPIRCLPEGSDFPNLVPSLRKAMSSVALVTVGDGTWASGIVLNQKGLILTNAHLLEPWRFGRKSLVNLVKKSTRFSVELSVSFSEQEEKRSEDKRQRFFLSASGSSSAYGDIAHDASLLNRSHKNYRKISVRLDNMERQFWCDASVVYVSNGPIDVALLQLDHVPCQLCPINPEFHCPSIGLPVHVIGHGLLGPRSGIWPSVSTGIVSHVVRVPEPLHIEKSGVVETEKRSVPVMLQTTAAVHPGASGGAVVDSDGHMIGLITSNAKHGGGRTIPHLNFSIPCAALLPIFRFSDEHDWSMLKVLDEPNDLLSSVWALAPPPSQSKQSISEKNDQEGKGSRFSKFLAKKHSGLEDLTHVIKEKLPSKM, encoded by the exons ATGAACTCATACGAGTTTCTCCAAGATGTTAGAGATCTTCTTGGGTGGCTCTCATCGCTGGCGCGAATCGTGATGCAGACCTTGAGCCAAACGGGCCTTGTTGGGACATCATCCGCCATCTCGGCCCATAATGAGCGGATCCCCCATTTAAGACTTGTGCGTCTCACCGATTCACCTCGCTCTTCGCGGCTCGATCCTCGGTTCGTACGGAGTCGATGGAGTCGTTGCCGGACGTCGCCCAATTCGCCCGCAACTTCTCGGTCTTGGTCCGTTCGCAAGGCCCC GACCGGGAGCACAACCCTTTCAGCCTCGGGGATTTTGTTTCCTGACGGTTGCCTTAACGATCGGCCACCCATCTTCGATCATGTGTGTGGCATTCATCGTCACTCTGGCGATCTCGTCGTCACCCCTGCTTCGGTGGTGGAGCCCTTTCTGACTGCGGAATACAGAAACAAGACCGCCCAG GAATTTTCACCAAAATTGATTCCAGCTGCTCGTATTGATGTTCTCATAGAG GGCAAGGAGGAGGGAACAAGCAGCAATGGGGCTGCTACCATTCCTCGCTGGAGTAACTGTAAACTTATGGCATTG GTCGATGTTACTGCATCTTCTGTTGCTCTTCTATCATTGCTTGGAGGTGACAGTGGCTTGCAAGAAAGTTCTTCATGGGAAGTGGGTTGGTCCTTGGCGGCTAGGGAAGGTGACACTCAG ATGATCGAGTCAGCCACAAGAATTGCGATTCTTGGAATTCCAAAAGTAGAACTCAAG AACATGCTGCATGTAGATATTTCTGAAGTTCAACAAAGAGGAGATCTGCTTTTAGTTATGGGTTCTCCTTTTGGAATCCTGTCACCGTCGCACTTTCTCAACAG CATATCTTCTGGAGTTGTGGCAAACTGTTGTTCTGCTGGTTCTGTTAAAAACTCATTACTACTTGCTGATATTCGTTGTCTTCCTG GAATGGAAGGTGGTCCTGTTTTCGATAGACATGCATGTCTTGTTGGCATGCTGACAAGTCCATTGAGACAAAAAAGCAGCAATGCAGAAATTCAG CTTGTAATTACATGGAATGCAATAGCAACTGCCTGGGGAAATGGGCTGCAGAACGAACCTCAAAATGTCCAACAAGAAGTGGCAGGCAGGTACATCAACAAAGAAAGGAGGGTACTTCTGAACCTTGCTAATTCCAGGGGGCCCATCAGATGTTTACCTGAAGGTTCTGATTTTCCTAACCTCGTCCCTTCACTCAGAAAAGCTATGTCTTCTGTTGCTCTTGTTACAGTAGGTGATGGGACTTGGGCTTCTGGAATTGTACTCAACCAAAAGGGTCTCATACTAACAAATGCTCACCTTTTGGAACCATGGAGATTTGGCAGAAAATCATTAGTGAATCTTGTAAAGAAAAGCACTAGATTTTCTGTTGAATTGAGTGTTAGTTTCTCTGAGCAAGAGGAAAAAAGAAGTGAAGACAAGAGGCAGAGATTTTTTTTGTCAGCATCGGGAAGCTCTAGTGCCTATGGGGATATTGCCCATGATGCTTCACTGCTCAATCGAAGCCACAAAAACTATAGGAAAATCTCGGTTCGTCTGGACAACATGGAACGCCAGTTTTGGTGTGATGCTAGTGTGGTTTATGTCTCAAATGGACCAATCGATGTTGCGCTGTTGCAGCTTGATCATGTTCCATGTCAACTTTGTCCCATCAATCCTGAATTTCATTGCCCATCTATTGGTCTACCTGTGCATGTTATTGGGCATGGTCTTCTTGGACCTCGATCCG GCATCTGGCCATCAGTTTCCACTGGAATTGTATCACATGTTGTTAGAGTTCCAGAGCCTCTCCACATTGAAAAATCTGGCGTAGTGGAAACTGAGAAAAGAAGTGTACCTGTGATGCTTCAAACAACCGCTGCAGTCCATCCAGGAGCTAGTGGTGGTGCTGTGGTTGATTCAGATGGCCATATGATTGGTCTAATAACAAG CAACGCCAAGCATGGGGGTGGGAGAACCATACCACATTTGAATTTTAGCATTCCGTGTGCGGCTTTGTTGCCCATATTCAGGTTCTCAG ATGAACACGACTGGTCGATGCTAAAAGTCCTGGACGAACCGAATGATCTCCTGTCCTCTGTTTGGGCATTGGCACCTCCCCCGTCCCAATCAAAGCAGTCCATCTCAGAGAAGAATGACCAGGAAGGCAAAGGATCTCGTTTCTCCAAATTCCTTGCCAAGAAGCATTCAGGGCTTGAGGATCTAACACACGTTATTAAGGAGAAGCTACCTAGCAAGATGTGA